The following proteins are encoded in a genomic region of Pelodictyon phaeoclathratiforme BU-1:
- a CDS encoding DUF6345 domain-containing protein — protein MLTSFKVKRLSGIIGALLFLLTVVMPSRSFAWEEGGFVCREESGAVDETWNFLKHFSYEQYYWAVPEVFTSSDSYYVDNMDTAFFSGHGGNFSITTLRNCCDPVNFASGAVSLGDVDLEFLTIDACSVAPSPIERADWASGWWGVFHRLHQLLSFRTTGWYDGRVEDQYAINLLSGQKYIDAWFNAANSVRSGVYPGYCAVIWAYPQSGHPGTSNDTYFSQVSDPPSNLNILAITYQY, from the coding sequence ATGTTGACTTCTTTCAAAGTAAAACGTTTGTCGGGGATTATTGGAGCTCTGCTCTTTCTCTTGACAGTAGTTATGCCTTCACGCTCATTTGCCTGGGAAGAAGGAGGTTTTGTATGCCGGGAAGAGAGTGGCGCAGTAGACGAAACATGGAATTTTCTTAAACATTTTTCCTATGAACAATATTACTGGGCAGTACCGGAGGTGTTTACCTCGTCCGACAGTTACTATGTAGACAATATGGATACCGCATTTTTCAGCGGTCATGGAGGTAATTTTTCAATCACCACCCTGCGAAATTGCTGTGATCCTGTTAATTTTGCAAGTGGAGCAGTCTCTCTCGGTGACGTTGATCTCGAATTTTTAACCATTGACGCATGCAGTGTTGCACCTTCGCCAATTGAACGAGCCGATTGGGCCAGTGGCTGGTGGGGGGTATTTCACAGACTGCATCAATTGTTGAGTTTCCGCACAACCGGCTGGTATGATGGCAGAGTTGAAGACCAGTACGCTATCAACTTATTGTCCGGTCAGAAGTATATCGATGCCTGGTTCAATGCAGCCAACTCTGTTCGTTCAGGTGTATATCCCGGATATTGCGCCGTCATCTGGGCATACCCGCAGAGTGGACATCCTGGAACCTCCAATGATACCTATTTTTCCCAGGTATCCGATCCACCATCAAATTTGAATATCCTTGCTATTACCTATCAATACTAA
- a CDS encoding FtsB family cell division protein, with amino-acid sequence MGKRIWEYVRFNPKNLFFRVLLAMFVFWMLFDDYGIMKRIRMEAEHRALLDRLKVEQKKIIDNELRITYAMKPDSIEKAARERYNFRKPGETLFIIRAQ; translated from the coding sequence ATGGGCAAGAGAATCTGGGAATATGTTCGCTTCAACCCCAAAAATTTATTTTTCAGGGTGTTGTTGGCCATGTTTGTCTTCTGGATGCTGTTTGATGATTATGGTATCATGAAACGGATCCGTATGGAGGCTGAGCACCGCGCGCTTCTTGATCGCCTGAAGGTCGAGCAGAAGAAAATTATTGATAATGAACTGCGAATCACCTACGCCATGAAACCCGATAGCATAGAGAAGGCGGCAAGGGAAAGATATAATTTCCGAAAACCTGGTGAAACCCTGTTTATCATCAGGGCGCAGTAA
- the mtgA gene encoding monofunctional biosynthetic peptidoglycan transglycosylase translates to MKLVRILSAILLLLLVADIARYFVVPDVGRLVDENPAKTAFMESREAEWRRDGLIDKKIDQKWVSLDHVSQNLVKAVLIAEDDKFWQHEGFDYQAIERAIEKNILAKKFKMGGSTISQQLAKNLYLSPSKNPIRKIKEAILTWRLEKTLSKRRILELYVNVAEWGDGIFGIGQAARHYYGVSAARLTARQASRLAAILPNPILYSPKGSSRYVRNRSSIIYAIMRKRGVVVPDYREVMALTPDTTAVVDSVVIGIPENLMDQSLSSDSTTGKVSEGDGVQPAEKGESTTEVPAESGNNSTP, encoded by the coding sequence ATGAAGCTTGTCAGGATTCTTTCAGCCATTCTGTTGCTGCTCCTTGTTGCCGATATAGCGCGTTATTTTGTTGTTCCCGATGTTGGACGGCTGGTAGATGAGAATCCAGCAAAAACAGCTTTTATGGAGAGCCGTGAAGCCGAGTGGCGGCGCGACGGGCTCATCGATAAAAAAATAGATCAGAAATGGGTGTCGCTTGATCATGTTTCCCAGAATCTTGTCAAGGCAGTTCTGATTGCTGAGGATGACAAGTTCTGGCAGCATGAGGGGTTTGATTATCAGGCGATTGAGAGAGCGATAGAAAAAAATATTCTCGCAAAGAAATTCAAGATGGGTGGCAGCACAATCAGCCAGCAGCTTGCCAAAAACCTCTACCTCTCTCCGTCAAAAAATCCGATACGCAAAATCAAGGAGGCCATCCTTACCTGGCGACTTGAAAAAACGCTCTCCAAACGTCGTATACTTGAACTTTATGTCAATGTTGCAGAATGGGGAGATGGTATTTTCGGTATCGGCCAGGCAGCCCGCCACTATTATGGTGTCAGTGCGGCCAGGTTAACAGCACGACAGGCGTCAAGACTTGCAGCAATACTGCCGAACCCTATTCTTTATTCTCCCAAAGGTTCATCACGCTATGTTCGTAACCGTTCAAGCATCATCTATGCCATCATGCGCAAGAGGGGAGTTGTTGTGCCTGACTACAGGGAGGTTATGGCCTTAACGCCTGATACCACAGCAGTTGTTGATTCGGTTGTGATCGGTATTCCGGAGAATCTGATGGATCAGTCGCTTTCATCAGACAGTACCACCGGGAAGGTTTCTGAAGGGGATGGAGTTCAGCCAGCGGAGAAAGGAGAAAGTACGACAGAAGTGCCTGCAGAAAGCGGAAACAACAGCACGCCCTGA
- a CDS encoding polyprenol monophosphomannose synthase codes for MGNETLHAHPALVIIPTFNEADNIGRLLGELRKLYPTAVDILVIDDNSPDGTADLVRSMQLVMDGIHLITRPRKMGLGTAYITGFLYGLQKGYRYIAEMDADFSHDPAVLQRFFDAMSDAHLVIGSRYLNNTVNVVNWPLGRLILSKMASLYTRLVTGMPVADPTSGYKCFSAEVLRSLDLEKINSQGYSFQIEMNFRVWKKGFAIKEIPIVFVDRTVGKSKMTRQNIREAIWIVWWLKIKSIIGLL; via the coding sequence ATGGGTAATGAAACCCTGCATGCGCACCCGGCCCTTGTCATTATTCCAACCTTCAACGAAGCTGATAATATTGGCCGCTTGCTCGGTGAGTTGAGAAAACTCTATCCCACTGCGGTAGATATTCTTGTCATTGATGATAACTCTCCTGACGGAACGGCTGACCTTGTGCGCTCCATGCAGCTTGTGATGGACGGAATCCACCTGATTACACGGCCGCGAAAGATGGGTCTTGGTACGGCATATATTACCGGTTTCCTCTACGGTCTTCAAAAGGGGTACCGCTACATTGCAGAGATGGACGCTGATTTTTCGCATGATCCGGCAGTGCTTCAGCGCTTTTTTGATGCCATGAGCGATGCGCATCTGGTGATCGGGTCGCGTTATCTGAACAATACGGTTAATGTTGTCAATTGGCCGCTTGGCAGGTTAATTCTTTCAAAAATGGCAAGCCTCTATACCCGTCTGGTAACCGGAATGCCAGTGGCTGATCCAACGAGCGGTTATAAATGTTTCAGCGCAGAAGTATTGCGATCACTTGACCTTGAGAAGATCAACTCACAGGGCTATTCATTTCAGATTGAGATGAATTTCAGAGTGTGGAAAAAGGGGTTTGCTATTAAGGAGATTCCAATTGTTTTTGTTGATCGGACAGTGGGGAAGTCAAAAATGACCAGGCAGAATATTCGTGAGGCGATCTGGATTGTGTGGTGGCTTAAAATAAAGTCAATTATTGGTCTCCTGTAG
- the dapF gene encoding diaminopimelate epimerase — protein sequence MKITFTKLSGAGNDFIVIDNRALAIHLTPLQINKLCTRRTGIGADGLILIEPSATFSFSMKYHNADGFLGSMCGNGGRCAVYFAFTIGIPAASGNAYTFEANGNRYDAWVLGEENVKLKMLAPQGFKENLDLEGEQCFALNTGSPHAIIYISDLDAVDVNKKGSAIRHRTDFFPDGTNVNFIEITSPNSLALRTFERGVEEETLACGTGAVAAALMSHKLGKISSTTVQVTVKSGDTLEVEFNESMDEVFLSGPAKIIYEGSFTIEGF from the coding sequence ATGAAGATCACATTCACCAAACTCTCCGGAGCAGGCAATGACTTTATTGTTATCGACAACAGAGCGCTCGCCATCCATCTTACCCCTTTGCAGATCAATAAACTCTGCACCAGAAGAACAGGAATCGGAGCTGATGGGCTGATTCTCATTGAGCCATCAGCAACATTTTCCTTCAGCATGAAGTACCACAATGCAGACGGTTTCCTTGGCTCAATGTGCGGAAATGGCGGCCGGTGTGCCGTCTATTTCGCCTTCACCATCGGGATTCCGGCAGCTTCCGGCAACGCTTATACCTTTGAAGCCAACGGGAACCGTTACGATGCATGGGTGCTCGGAGAAGAAAACGTCAAACTGAAAATGCTTGCCCCACAAGGGTTCAAAGAGAATCTTGATCTTGAAGGAGAGCAATGCTTTGCCCTCAATACCGGATCACCTCATGCCATTATTTATATATCCGATCTTGACGCCGTCGATGTCAACAAAAAAGGAAGCGCCATCCGCCACAGAACCGACTTTTTCCCGGATGGAACCAACGTCAACTTTATCGAAATCACCTCCCCCAACTCTCTTGCTCTTCGTACCTTTGAGCGCGGCGTCGAAGAGGAGACCCTTGCCTGCGGAACAGGCGCAGTCGCCGCAGCACTGATGAGCCATAAACTCGGTAAAATCAGCTCGACCACCGTACAGGTAACGGTTAAAAGTGGTGACACTCTTGAAGTAGAGTTCAATGAGAGCATGGACGAGGTTTTCCTTAGCGGACCGGCAAAAATCATCTACGAAGGGAGCTTCACTATTGAGGGTTTCTGA
- the rd gene encoding rubredoxin encodes MEKWICIPCGYVYDPEVGDPDGGVEPGTAFEDIPDDWVCPVCGVDKSLFEMQ; translated from the coding sequence ATGGAAAAATGGATCTGTATACCTTGTGGCTATGTCTATGATCCCGAAGTCGGCGATCCTGACGGTGGCGTAGAACCTGGAACAGCGTTCGAAGATATTCCCGATGACTGGGTATGCCCGGTCTGCGGTGTTGACAAATCATTGTTTGAAATGCAGTAA
- a CDS encoding photosystem I psaA/psaB family protein, translating into MAEQVNPVGVKPKGTVPPPKGNAPSPKGNGASGAPSVIKEQDAAKMRRFLFQRTETRSTKWYQIFDTDKVDDEQVVGGHLALLGVLGFLMAIYYISGIQVFPWGTPGFHDNWFYLTIKPRMVSLGIDTYSTKTEDLEFAATKLLGWALFHVLSGSILLFGGWRHWTHNLTNPFTGRTGNFRDFRFLGKFGDVVFSGTSAKSYKDALGPHAIYMSLLFLGWGLVMWLVLGFAPIPDFQTIYSETFMSFVFAVIFFAMGIYWWNNPPNAATHLNDDMKAAFSVHLTAIGYINIALGCIAFVAFQQPSFAAYYKELDKLVFYLYGEPFNRVSYNFVQEGGRIISGSKEFADFEAFAILPKNGASFGMARTVINLIVFNHIICGVLYVFAGVYHGGQYLLKIQLNGLYSQIKSIFITKGRDQEVQVKILGSVMALCFATMLSVYAVIVWNTICELNIFGTNILMSFYWLKPLPMFQWMFTDPSINDWVMVHVIVAGSLFSLIALVRIAFFAHTSPLWDDLGLKKNSYSFPCLGPVYGGTCGVSIQDQLWFAMLWGIKGLSAVCWYIDGAWIASMMYGVPAADAKAWDSVAGLQHHYTSGIFYYFWTETVTIFSSSHLSTILMIGHLVWFISFAVWFEDRGSRLEGADIQTRTIRWLGKKFLNRDVTFRFPVLTISDSKMAGTFLYFSGVFMLVFLFIGNGFYQTDSPLPPQVGDASVSGQVMLTQVVDYLMKLIA; encoded by the coding sequence ATGGCTGAACAAGTGAATCCGGTAGGAGTAAAGCCAAAGGGCACTGTCCCACCACCCAAGGGGAACGCTCCTTCTCCCAAGGGAAACGGCGCCTCGGGTGCCCCCTCTGTTATCAAGGAGCAGGATGCTGCCAAAATGAGAAGATTTCTGTTCCAGCGAACGGAAACCCGATCAACGAAGTGGTATCAGATTTTTGATACTGACAAAGTTGATGACGAGCAGGTAGTGGGCGGTCATCTTGCCTTGCTTGGTGTGCTCGGCTTTCTGATGGCGATCTACTACATCTCTGGCATTCAGGTGTTTCCCTGGGGAACACCAGGCTTTCATGACAACTGGTTTTATCTGACCATCAAGCCAAGAATGGTCTCTCTTGGTATTGACACTTACAGTACGAAAACAGAGGATCTTGAGTTTGCGGCGACGAAGCTTCTCGGATGGGCGTTGTTTCATGTGCTTTCCGGTTCAATTCTTCTTTTTGGAGGATGGCGTCACTGGACACACAATCTTACCAACCCCTTTACCGGACGAACCGGCAATTTCCGTGACTTCAGGTTTCTTGGCAAGTTCGGCGATGTCGTATTCAGCGGAACAAGTGCAAAGAGTTACAAGGATGCGCTTGGACCACATGCTATCTATATGTCGCTGCTTTTTCTTGGCTGGGGTCTCGTCATGTGGCTTGTGCTCGGTTTTGCACCGATTCCTGATTTCCAGACGATCTACTCCGAGACATTCATGTCGTTTGTCTTCGCTGTTATTTTCTTTGCCATGGGTATTTACTGGTGGAACAACCCTCCGAATGCAGCCACTCACCTGAATGACGATATGAAAGCCGCTTTCTCTGTCCACCTGACAGCGATTGGCTATATCAATATTGCTCTTGGCTGTATTGCTTTTGTTGCGTTCCAGCAGCCATCGTTTGCTGCCTATTACAAGGAACTCGATAAACTGGTCTTTTATCTTTACGGTGAACCTTTCAACCGCGTCAGTTATAATTTTGTCCAGGAAGGTGGACGCATTATCTCTGGTTCAAAAGAGTTTGCCGATTTTGAGGCATTTGCAATTCTTCCAAAGAACGGCGCCTCGTTTGGCATGGCAAGGACAGTGATCAACCTTATTGTCTTTAACCATATCATCTGTGGTGTTCTGTATGTTTTTGCAGGTGTTTATCATGGTGGCCAGTATCTCCTCAAAATTCAGCTTAACGGTCTTTACAGCCAGATCAAGTCCATTTTCATTACCAAGGGACGTGATCAGGAAGTCCAGGTCAAGATTCTCGGTTCAGTCATGGCGCTCTGCTTTGCTACCATGCTCTCCGTCTATGCTGTTATCGTATGGAATACCATCTGTGAGCTGAATATTTTTGGTACGAACATTCTGATGTCATTCTACTGGCTGAAACCACTTCCGATGTTCCAGTGGATGTTCACCGATCCGAGTATCAATGACTGGGTTATGGTTCACGTTATTGTTGCCGGTTCACTTTTCTCTCTGATTGCTCTTGTCCGTATTGCTTTCTTTGCGCATACCTCACCACTCTGGGATGATCTTGGACTCAAGAAGAATTCCTACTCCTTCCCTTGCCTCGGCCCTGTTTATGGTGGTACCTGCGGTGTCTCGATTCAGGATCAGCTCTGGTTTGCCATGCTCTGGGGAATCAAGGGTCTTTCTGCAGTCTGCTGGTATATCGATGGTGCATGGATTGCTTCCATGATGTATGGTGTTCCTGCTGCCGATGCAAAGGCATGGGATTCTGTTGCTGGTTTGCAGCACCACTATACGTCTGGTATCTTCTACTATTTCTGGACAGAGACGGTGACGATTTTCTCAAGCTCGCATCTTTCAACCATTCTGATGATTGGCCACCTTGTCTGGTTTATCAGCTTTGCTGTCTGGTTTGAAGATCGTGGATCCCGTCTTGAAGGTGCTGACATTCAGACAAGAACCATCCGCTGGCTTGGCAAGAAGTTCCTCAACAGGGATGTTACGTTCCGTTTCCCTGTACTGACGATTTCCGATTCGAAGATGGCAGGTACATTCCTCTACTTCAGCGGTGTATTCATGCTGGTCTTCCTTTTCATCGGAAACGGGTTTTATCAGACTGATTCTCCTTTGCCACCACAGGTTGGTGATGCGTCGGTATCAGGTCAGGTTATGCTGACACAGGTTGTTGACTATCTGATGAAGCTGATTGCTTGA
- a CDS encoding indolepyruvate ferredoxin oxidoreductase subunit alpha: protein MADPVQKPDISSPPVAKAKPAAPKASAPAAAKPAKAKPSELPAKQNGKLRMESLNVNLGRSGLPQESAFPVKKAAAKPAPGAKPAPGAKPAAGAKPAAPAAKGAPAAKAAPGEAAPQPVLKKAAPRVKKHYFILENLCVGCGLCLDKCPPKVQAIGYKFYGDVQEGGFRCYIDQDACISCSACFSTDECPSGALLEVLPDGEVLDFTYTPPERLDFDLRFLHRFHREAR from the coding sequence ATGGCCGATCCTGTACAAAAGCCAGATATATCATCACCACCTGTCGCAAAAGCCAAGCCTGCTGCACCAAAAGCTTCAGCACCGGCCGCTGCTAAACCGGCAAAGGCAAAACCGAGTGAGCTTCCTGCAAAGCAGAATGGCAAGCTCAGGATGGAGTCGCTAAATGTCAATCTTGGAAGAAGCGGGCTTCCTCAGGAGTCAGCTTTTCCCGTCAAGAAAGCAGCAGCAAAACCGGCTCCGGGGGCCAAGCCTGCACCAGGCGCGAAACCTGCAGCAGGTGCCAAACCGGCAGCTCCGGCAGCCAAGGGTGCTCCAGCGGCGAAAGCGGCGCCTGGAGAAGCTGCTCCTCAGCCTGTATTGAAAAAGGCTGCACCGAGAGTGAAAAAGCATTACTTTATTCTTGAAAATCTTTGTGTGGGCTGTGGTCTCTGCCTCGACAAGTGTCCGCCGAAAGTGCAGGCCATTGGCTACAAGTTCTATGGGGATGTTCAGGAAGGCGGATTCAGGTGTTATATCGATCAGGATGCCTGTATTTCCTGCTCGGCCTGTTTCTCCACCGATGAGTGCCCCTCAGGGGCCTTGCTTGAAGTTCTTCCTGACGGTGAAGTGCTTGATTTTACCTATACTCCACCCGAAAGACTGGATTTCGATTTACGCTTTCTGCACAGATTTCACCGCGAAGCGCGGTAA
- a CDS encoding DUF202 domain-containing protein produces MPYSKFDNCELILRDELAIDRTILANERTLLAYLRSGVSLVIAGVSMMHFSQEGWFQAIGVACIPFGVITAFFGMFRYRTVNRSITVVRRQLPKLNDVTC; encoded by the coding sequence ATGCCCTATTCGAAATTTGATAACTGTGAATTGATTCTTAGGGATGAACTGGCCATTGACAGAACAATCCTGGCAAATGAAAGAACCCTCCTTGCCTACCTGCGCTCAGGGGTTTCACTGGTCATTGCAGGAGTTTCCATGATGCACTTTTCCCAGGAGGGGTGGTTTCAGGCTATAGGAGTTGCATGCATACCGTTTGGTGTGATTACCGCTTTTTTCGGTATGTTTCGGTACCGCACCGTAAACCGCTCCATTACTGTTGTCCGGAGACAGTTACCGAAGCTCAACGATGTAACTTGTTAG
- a CDS encoding elongation factor G gives MQAVQPDQLRNIVITGHAGSGKTILAESLALTMGVINRLGTIDEGNTLSDYSLDEIQRKHSLNTSLINGFWNDCKINIIDTPGLLDFHGDVKSAMRVADTVFITVNTASGVEVGTDTIWEYTKEYYKPTLFILTKLDADRTNFNTTIQGLQDHFGHLVTPIQFPADEGLGHHTLIDVLLMKQLEFNPDKTGGMTISDIPEHHLKRAEELHQQLVETIAETDEALMDRFFEIGTLTEDELRTGIKSALVTRTFFPVFCTSPLHLIGSERLLNVIVNLCPSPIERGPEHAICTIDETKSLIQPNPDGPTIAFIFKTMSEPRVGEISYLRVYSGHIETGHELIDVQTEQLEKLGQVYTILGQKKSPVDKLLAGDIGMVVKLKDAHTNDTLADKGTSCRISPIIFPLPVLATAIIPITQGDEEKISAGLHHLHEEDPSFAIEHDVEFNQTILKTLGETHLDTIITRLQAKFNVKVDIAPIKIPYRETIRVAASAQGKYKKQSGGKGQYGDVWVKLEPLARDTGFEFASEVVGGVVPTRYLPAVEKGLREAITNGILAGYPVIDLKAIAYDGSFHPVDSSEFAFKIAASMAFKNAFEHAKPFLLEPVFALHVYAPEQYTGEIVGDISSKRGKILGMDSDVRLQIIHALIPQSSLTTFHHALTRLTQSRARYSYNFSHYEEAPPDVAQQLIAEHNKP, from the coding sequence ATGCAAGCCGTACAACCGGATCAATTGCGAAACATTGTCATTACAGGCCATGCCGGAAGCGGCAAGACCATCCTCGCTGAATCACTTGCCCTGACGATGGGTGTCATAAACCGCCTTGGCACGATTGATGAAGGAAACACCCTTTCCGACTACTCTCTTGATGAGATCCAAAGAAAACACAGCCTCAACACCAGCCTTATCAATGGGTTCTGGAATGACTGTAAAATCAATATTATCGACACTCCCGGCCTGCTCGACTTTCACGGAGATGTCAAATCTGCAATGCGGGTGGCTGATACCGTCTTCATTACCGTCAATACCGCATCAGGTGTTGAGGTCGGCACGGACACCATCTGGGAGTATACCAAAGAGTACTACAAGCCGACCCTCTTTATTCTGACCAAGCTCGATGCCGACCGAACCAACTTCAACACCACCATACAGGGACTCCAGGATCATTTCGGTCATCTTGTTACCCCGATACAGTTTCCCGCCGATGAGGGCCTTGGGCACCATACCCTTATTGATGTTTTGCTGATGAAACAGCTTGAGTTCAATCCTGACAAAACCGGAGGTATGACCATCTCCGACATTCCGGAGCACCATCTCAAGCGTGCGGAAGAGCTCCACCAGCAACTGGTCGAGACCATTGCCGAGACTGATGAAGCGCTTATGGATCGCTTTTTCGAGATTGGAACGCTGACGGAGGATGAGCTGAGGACAGGAATCAAATCGGCGCTGGTTACCAGAACATTTTTCCCGGTTTTCTGTACATCGCCACTTCACCTGATCGGATCAGAGAGGTTGCTGAATGTCATTGTCAATCTCTGTCCCTCTCCCATTGAGCGCGGTCCGGAACATGCGATCTGCACGATTGATGAAACCAAAAGCCTTATTCAACCCAACCCGGATGGACCGACAATTGCTTTTATTTTTAAAACAATGTCTGAACCCCGAGTCGGTGAGATTTCCTATCTCAGAGTCTATTCCGGCCACATTGAGACCGGCCATGAGCTGATTGATGTCCAGACTGAACAGCTTGAAAAACTGGGCCAGGTCTATACCATTCTCGGTCAGAAAAAAAGCCCCGTGGACAAGCTCCTTGCCGGAGATATTGGTATGGTTGTGAAGCTGAAAGATGCACATACAAATGATACTCTGGCAGACAAAGGAACCAGTTGCCGGATAAGCCCTATCATTTTTCCGCTACCCGTGCTGGCGACAGCTATTATTCCCATCACCCAGGGTGATGAAGAAAAAATTTCTGCCGGCCTGCATCACTTGCACGAAGAAGATCCAAGTTTTGCCATAGAGCATGATGTTGAGTTCAACCAGACCATCCTGAAAACCCTTGGCGAAACGCATCTTGATACCATTATCACCCGACTTCAGGCAAAGTTCAATGTAAAGGTTGATATAGCTCCCATCAAAATCCCTTACCGTGAAACGATCCGAGTAGCGGCATCTGCCCAGGGCAAGTATAAAAAACAGTCCGGTGGGAAAGGACAGTATGGCGATGTATGGGTAAAGCTTGAACCTCTCGCAAGAGACACCGGATTTGAGTTCGCAAGCGAGGTTGTAGGAGGCGTTGTTCCAACAAGGTATCTGCCCGCAGTAGAAAAGGGACTTCGAGAGGCCATTACAAACGGTATTCTCGCTGGGTATCCCGTTATCGATCTCAAAGCAATTGCCTACGATGGGTCATTCCACCCGGTCGACAGCTCGGAATTTGCCTTTAAAATCGCGGCAAGCATGGCATTCAAAAATGCATTCGAACATGCAAAACCCTTTCTGCTTGAACCTGTTTTTGCTTTGCATGTCTATGCTCCGGAACAGTATACCGGAGAAATCGTGGGTGATATTTCAAGCAAGCGGGGTAAAATTCTTGGAATGGACTCTGACGTAAGGCTGCAGATCATCCATGCACTCATACCCCAGTCCTCGCTGACGACCTTCCATCATGCCTTGACACGACTGACCCAAAGCCGGGCACGATACTCTTATAATTTCAGCCATTACGAAGAAGCGCCCCCGGATGTTGCCCAGCAGCTCATTGCTGAACATAATAAACCATAA
- the eno gene encoding phosphopyruvate hydratase, translating into MPIITQILARQILDSRGNPTVEVDVYTESSFGRAAVPSGASTGVHEAVELRDGDAAVYLGKGVLKAVENVNTVINDALTGMLVTEQEEIDQALLDLDGTPNKSKLGANALLGVSMACAKAGAEYSGLPLYRYIGGTMASTLPVPMMNVLNGGAHADNTVDFQEFMIMPAGFDTFSDALRCGAEIFHALKALLKSKGLSTAVGDEGGFAPNLSSNEEAIELVIEAIGKAGYKVGSPTDKGGLGDAQVMIALDPASSEFYDSAKKRYVFKKSSKRELTSLEMAEYWEKWASDYPIISIEDGMAEDDWEGWKVLTEKIGSRVQLVGDDLFVTNSKRLAEGIERGVANSILVKVNQIGTLTETLDAIDLAKRNGYTSVISHRSGETEDSTIAQIAVATNAGQIKTGSLSRSDRMAKYNELLRIEEELGDQARYPGRKAFRV; encoded by the coding sequence ATGCCTATTATCACTCAGATTCTTGCACGTCAGATCCTTGATTCAAGGGGAAATCCAACGGTCGAAGTCGATGTCTATACGGAAAGTTCATTCGGGCGTGCGGCTGTACCCAGCGGAGCCTCGACAGGTGTTCATGAAGCTGTGGAACTGAGGGATGGTGATGCAGCCGTCTATCTTGGCAAAGGCGTGCTCAAGGCTGTCGAGAATGTCAATACGGTCATTAATGATGCTCTGACCGGGATGCTGGTTACGGAGCAGGAAGAGATCGATCAGGCGTTGCTTGATCTTGATGGAACACCGAACAAATCGAAGCTTGGCGCCAATGCGCTTCTTGGTGTTTCGATGGCTTGTGCAAAAGCAGGTGCTGAATATTCCGGCCTTCCGCTCTACCGCTATATCGGCGGCACCATGGCCAGCACGCTTCCGGTTCCGATGATGAATGTTCTTAATGGCGGAGCCCATGCGGACAACACCGTTGATTTTCAGGAATTCATGATCATGCCTGCCGGATTTGACACCTTCTCTGATGCTCTTCGCTGTGGGGCTGAAATATTTCATGCACTCAAGGCTCTTCTGAAAAGCAAAGGGTTGAGCACGGCTGTTGGTGATGAGGGTGGTTTTGCTCCGAATTTAAGCTCAAACGAAGAGGCAATTGAACTGGTAATCGAGGCCATTGGCAAAGCTGGTTACAAGGTTGGTTCACCGACGGATAAAGGTGGTTTGGGTGATGCGCAGGTCATGATTGCCCTTGATCCTGCAAGCTCCGAGTTCTATGATTCTGCCAAAAAACGCTATGTGTTCAAAAAATCATCGAAACGCGAGCTGACCTCTCTTGAGATGGCCGAATACTGGGAAAAATGGGCCAGTGACTATCCGATTATTTCAATCGAGGATGGTATGGCCGAAGATGACTGGGAAGGATGGAAAGTGCTGACCGAGAAAATCGGTTCGCGCGTACAGCTTGTTGGTGATGATCTCTTTGTAACCAACAGTAAAAGACTTGCAGAAGGCATTGAGCGGGGTGTTGCCAACTCCATACTTGTCAAAGTCAACCAGATCGGCACGTTGACTGAAACGCTCGATGCAATTGATCTTGCAAAAAGAAACGGATACACTTCAGTTATCAGCCATCGCAGCGGTGAAACCGAGGATAGCACGATTGCCCAGATTGCTGTGGCAACAAATGCTGGTCAGATCAAGACCGGCAGTCTGTCGCGTTCCGACCGTATGGCAAAGTATAATGAACTGCTTCGCATTGAAGAGGAGCTTGGTGATCAGGCTCGCTACCCCGGAAGAAAGGCTTTCCGGGTATAA